Below is a genomic region from Timaviella obliquedivisa GSE-PSE-MK23-08B.
CAAAAAATTCGGGAACTAGAGGAGAAGCACAATACCCATCATTCTCCCGGTGCTTTATCCTTTCGTCCTCCTACCAAAATCATTGCCTTAACAGCTAGTGTTTTTGAGGAGCAACGACAAGAAAGCTTGTCAGCAGGCTGCGATGATTTTGTCAGTAAACCCTTCCGGCTTGAGGAAGTGCTTGAGGTGTTATCCAAACATTTAAATGCACAGTTCCCTGAGGCGGCTCCGGGGGTGATTGCCCCCCACTTAACATTGCCTGAGCCCAGTTATCATCTTGATGCGATCGCCCTAACCGTTATGCCACCCGCATGGGTTGCCCAGATGCGTTTTACTGCCGCTCAAGGTAGCGATGTCGAGAGTCTTAAGCTAATTGCTCAAATTCCCCCTGAGCATACCTCACTGATTACAGGCTTAAAAAATTTGGTTGAAAAATACCAATTTGACCAGCTAGTAACATTAACCCAGTCAACGCACTTAGAGAATTTTTAGGACAGACCCATGAATTGTGAAAGCACTCTTAATCATTCTCTATCTGTCGCAGTTCAAACAGACATTTTGATTGTAGATGATGTCCTAGAAAACATTCGTCTCTTATCAGCCATGTTGGACTGCAACGGCTACCAAACCCGCAAAGCAACGAATGGCGCAATGGCATTGACTGCTGTTGAGACAACTTTACCCAGTCTAATTCTGCTAGATATCCGAATGCCTAACATGAGCGGATACCAGGTTTGCCAACGCCTCAAATCAGATCCTAGAACCGCTCATATACCTATTATCTTTCTGAGTGCAGCAGATGATATTACTAATAAAATAGAAGCATTTAAAGTAGGAGGTGCAGACTACATTACTAAGCCTTTTCATATAGAAGAAGTCTTGGCACGCATTCAAAATCAACTTGCTATGATTGCGGCTCAACAAACCATTTGTCAGCTTAATGCCCAGTTAGAGGGACGGGTTCAGGAACGAACTCAGCAGCTAGAAACTGCAAATTCTCAACTCTCGAAACTGGCATTTCGTGATCCGCTCACTTGGTTGCCTAATCGCGCTTTATTCATGGAGCGCCTTCACGAAGCCTTAAGTCAACAGCAGGCAAGCTCTGAAAATCAGTTTGCTGTGTTTTATCTAGATTGCGATCGCTTCAAACCTGTCAACGATTCGCTTGGGCATCAAGCAGGCGATGAGTTACTAATTGCCATCTCTGAGCGCCTAAATTCTCTCTTGCGCCAAGAAGATTGTTTGGCGCGTTTAGGGGGAGATGAATTTGTTATTTTACTTGGTAAACTAGAAGACTCACGATACGCAACTCAAGTTGCCGATCGAATTATTAAAAGCTTTGACCTTCCCTTTCATTTAAGGGGAAAAGATATCTTTGTCTCATTTAGCATCGGGATTGTATTAGAGTGTTCAAGTTACTGGGATCCTGAAGAACTGCTACGAGATGCGGATACCGCAATGTATCAAGCCAAGGCTCTAGGAAAAGACCAATATCAAATTTTCGAGCCTTCAATGTATCAAGCAGTGTGCCATCGATTACAGATTGAAACAGATCTACGACAAGCAATTCAGCGCCAAGAGCTAGCTCTGTATTACCAGCCCATTGTTGAATTAGCAACCGGTAACATTGTTGGGGTAGAAGCATTAATTCGCTGGCACCATCCCATTCAAGGTTTGATTCCACCCGATCGATTTATTCCGATTGCAGAAGAAACAGGATTTATTTTAAAACTAGGGCACTGGGCGCTTAGAGAAGCCTGCGGTCACCTTCGTTATTGGCAAGACCAATGCATTGTCGCCTCATCGTTTTCAGTCAGCGTCAATGTCTCAGCCTGCCAGTTTGCTCAACCTGACTTTGTTAAGCAGCTTGATGAAATTTTGGCGGAAACTCAGCTTGCACCTCAGTGCTTAAAGCTAGAAATCACCGAAACAGTAATCATGCAGGATATTCCTTTGGTTGCCGATAACATCAGTAACTTACAGGAGCGATCGATTCAATTAAGCATTGATGACTTTGGCACAGGGTACTCATCGCTGAGCTACCTTCATTCATTTTCAGTCGAAAATCTTAAAATCGATCGCTCGTTCATCAATCGGTTGCATAAAAAGAAGAGCAATTTTGGGTTAGTGACTGCGATCGTGCAAATTGGTAAGGCGATGAAGATGAACTTGATTGCAGAAGGCATTGAAACGAGTGAACAGCTTGCCCATTTGAAGTTTTTGGGCTGTCAGTTTGGTCAAGGGTATCTCTTCTCTAAACCCTTGCCTTCTGAAGAAATGATTGTTCTTCTCAGTACGACTCATCAAAAGCATTTAGAGGCTTCTGAGTAATCTTGATTCACTCTATCATCGGTTGATTCCTACTAAGATTAAAAGGTAAGGGAGTTACGTGAAAATAAAACACCAGTGAAATGCATTGACTTTTCAGCCCCCTAAATCCCCCATTCTAGGGGACTTTGAAAGGTTCGGGAGTCCTGCCCCAGAATGGGGGATTTAGGGGGCGGTTCGGGGCGTTATTTAATTGCAACTCCCTAACGAGTTAAGTTGCTAATCAGGCTTACAGCGTCATGGGTGCGATCGGTGCAATATCAGGGTCTTGTCCGCCCACTTGGTTGGTGCGAAGTACCCACACTGATGCTCCCTGCTCTAAGAAAACCTGAACGATCGTATCACTTGCTTTTCGAGGTAGGAGCGTTCGCCAACTCACTAAACCTGCCCACAAATTACGAAGCGGCTCGTCTTCGAGAGTGCTACCCAAATTAAATTCATTGGTTTCCCAATCACTGCGAGGAGAACCCAGCGGCTGCAATTTGCGGTATAGCTTTGTTTTTACGTCTAGGAGTTGTTGATAACACTGGGTTTGCGCTGGATTATTCGTTAGCCAGGATTGCAACAGATTTTGATTAGTGGCGATCGCCTGAAATACAAAGCGAAGACTATCAAACAACGCGTGATTAGAATCTTGGGCGCAATTATTAGCAGGACCAACATAGGTCGCGCCCGTACCGTCTCCAATTCGATAACGAGCAGTCATGACTTGCAATTGACTCACCATATTGCTAAGCGCCGATCGCCGCATCCCGTTAATATCCAGGTAGCCTGTAAATGGCTCAAACTTAACTAAAAGATCACAGGTTGGGCGGGTGCCTAGCCAGCCCCACTGCCGATCGCCCATATATCTTGACCAATGCAACGTTCCTGCCGTTAGACCATCTGTATTCTGGGAATACACTTGATAATACTGAATCTCAAACCGCAGTTCATGACTCAGCGGATCACGAATTACGGTTGCTAACCCGTAGGCAAAGTGCCCAAAGAACAGAGGAGTTGCAGCGGCAGGTTCCTTTTTTTTGCCCCCAATGCCACCATAGACATGGAGCAGCAACGCCCGATCGCCCACTTTCCAATCATCAATAGCCGCTTGAATTTGCTCTGTATACGAGCTTCCGGCACAAAGAACTGATGAGATTTGCCCTTTGTGCGCCGCAATGTTTGCCCAGGCTTCTTGGCGAATATAATGATATGCTGCTTTTTCACCAAACACTACCCGATCGGGCTGAAGCCGCAGCAAGGAGCGAGGAGCCAGCGATCGCACCACAAATTGTCCGGTAGCATCCTTAGCACCATAGATATACCAGCCTGTTTCGTTTAAGGGGGTTTGCTCTAGATGCCGAGTCGTAGAGGGATAGCTGCCTGTTTCAGACTGAATGACTGATGGGAGCCGCACGACTTCTGTCCAGCCATCGAACTGGCGTGAAGTAGGATTAAAATGCTTAACCTGAAACTGATCGGTGTTGGCGATCGCTCTTTCAAACTGCACTAAGCCGTAATAACGTCCGGTAATTTCAACAGGTTGATTCGCAATACGCAGAACCGGGCGATCGGATTCTTCGACCTTGACTTCTTCAAGCATGACGATGAGATCATCAATGGGGTGAGCGCCTGCTAAGGATTCTAGAGGATCGACTTGTTGCCAATGGTTTAACCGCTCTGGCAAAATAGTGCTGCCTTGCTGACTAGAATATTCTGCATCAGCGCTGAAGTGAACATCGCGCGTTACAGTTCGCACTCGCTCTTTTACCGGGGGATGATCAATCCAACGCAACAGCACCGTTTGTCCCACCATCCACTCATAGCCACGCTCAGCATGATGGACTTCAAACCAAACTCCTCGTACCTGAGTTCGTTCTGAGGACAACGGCAAGATTAAGCGACCCATCCAAGGTGCGATCGGGCGATACCATTGCAAATCGATAGTTTGAGATAAGGGATAATAGGTATAGTGATTAAAATCGGCACGCAGATAGCGATCATAATTGCTAGTTTCTTTAGAACGATGTGAACTAGCAATTAGGAACCGACCCTGCAAGATGGAAAGAATAAGGGCGATCGTGTGTTGAAGATTGCTCTGTCCATTCGGCAGTAACGCATGAGGATCCATAATCCCCCCCGGAACCTGATGCCCCATAGAACCTAACGAAATTTCGCTAATTTTGCCCTTGCGCTTTGCCCGGTTCCAATAAGACAAAGCAAATATCTGCCATCGTCCTGGAAAAAGAATTGACCCTAGACCTGCAACCTTATCTTGATCACCAACTAGATGATAAAGATGCGCCAGCTTCAAAAAATTATTGTTGGCGCTCATCACACCTCCCAGAGAAATCACCTCAATTTCGCAGCCCAGCACCCGCCTGAGATGAGGTGCTGCCGCAACCGACATTTGACCGCCGCCGCTATAGCCAATTAGGGTAATCGGTACGCCTGTACGAGGTTGATAACCCTGCTGCACCAGCCCGTTATAAAGTATTTGGGCAATTCCTTGATTGTAGATGGGTCCGTAACGCTGATCGGCAGATACAGCAACAATCCACGCATTCCGAAGATTGATCATGAGACCTAACAAAGAGGTAGGATTTTTCCACCGCACTTTGTCTGCTAGCCGCCAAGCCCAAGACAACAAGCGATCGTGATCCAAAGGTTGATTGAAGACGGAGTACATCATCAGCCCTTGTACAAACACGACATTTTTAGGTAAAGCAGTCTGAAGCGCCTGAATAAATTCGACTACATCGGGCGTGTAGGTTTCGCCAGACTGACCCACCCCGTCTAGATAAACGACATAGCGCGAGGGGCGATCGCCAGGATTAACAGGTACAACGGGCGCTGGAGTGCGGCGAGTGTCT
It encodes:
- a CDS encoding EAL domain-containing protein; translated protein: MNCESTLNHSLSVAVQTDILIVDDVLENIRLLSAMLDCNGYQTRKATNGAMALTAVETTLPSLILLDIRMPNMSGYQVCQRLKSDPRTAHIPIIFLSAADDITNKIEAFKVGGADYITKPFHIEEVLARIQNQLAMIAAQQTICQLNAQLEGRVQERTQQLETANSQLSKLAFRDPLTWLPNRALFMERLHEALSQQQASSENQFAVFYLDCDRFKPVNDSLGHQAGDELLIAISERLNSLLRQEDCLARLGGDEFVILLGKLEDSRYATQVADRIIKSFDLPFHLRGKDIFVSFSIGIVLECSSYWDPEELLRDADTAMYQAKALGKDQYQIFEPSMYQAVCHRLQIETDLRQAIQRQELALYYQPIVELATGNIVGVEALIRWHHPIQGLIPPDRFIPIAEETGFILKLGHWALREACGHLRYWQDQCIVASSFSVSVNVSACQFAQPDFVKQLDEILAETQLAPQCLKLEITETVIMQDIPLVADNISNLQERSIQLSIDDFGTGYSSLSYLHSFSVENLKIDRSFINRLHKKKSNFGLVTAIVQIGKAMKMNLIAEGIETSEQLAHLKFLGCQFGQGYLFSKPLPSEEMIVLLSTTHQKHLEASE
- a CDS encoding CAAX protease, producing MTDPLFNELGNLISGAFSLNSEAFQKIVSFPGGQTAALLVVLAAGLSLAVGQSIILFTNQVQPLRFVFSLLLNAVLFACGFLFLVASTWLTGWIPGFSQLSWSSLVKNLGLSYAPLLFSFLAALPYAGVPIFNLLSVWHLLAMVVGFSAIAQVDGASAWVHVALGWLVLQLLQRTIGQPIAKLGRRLSEQVAGVDLADNRSELEEIVQSGLETRLAEALPEPLPQAPEALASTPEQPETQNPDATLTASSAIAPVQIPSVGTAQNLLVRSSHYSRSIPQIIQLGLGLLAMILLFLIITILLRPVRESLFVWHESIPKLIRQLFDLVWIGVVALIFAGFLAPLEALGWWAGWYGDGLDTRRTPAPVVPVNPGDRPSRYVVYLDGVGQSGETYTPDVVEFIQALQTALPKNVVFVQGLMMYSVFNQPLDHDRLLSWAWRLADKVRWKNPTSLLGLMINLRNAWIVAVSADQRYGPIYNQGIAQILYNGLVQQGYQPRTGVPITLIGYSGGGQMSVAAAPHLRRVLGCEIEVISLGGVMSANNNFLKLAHLYHLVGDQDKVAGLGSILFPGRWQIFALSYWNRAKRKGKISEISLGSMGHQVPGGIMDPHALLPNGQSNLQHTIALILSILQGRFLIASSHRSKETSNYDRYLRADFNHYTYYPLSQTIDLQWYRPIAPWMGRLILPLSSERTQVRGVWFEVHHAERGYEWMVGQTVLLRWIDHPPVKERVRTVTRDVHFSADAEYSSQQGSTILPERLNHWQQVDPLESLAGAHPIDDLIVMLEEVKVEESDRPVLRIANQPVEITGRYYGLVQFERAIANTDQFQVKHFNPTSRQFDGWTEVVRLPSVIQSETGSYPSTTRHLEQTPLNETGWYIYGAKDATGQFVVRSLAPRSLLRLQPDRVVFGEKAAYHYIRQEAWANIAAHKGQISSVLCAGSSYTEQIQAAIDDWKVGDRALLLHVYGGIGGKKKEPAAATPLFFGHFAYGLATVIRDPLSHELRFEIQYYQVYSQNTDGLTAGTLHWSRYMGDRQWGWLGTRPTCDLLVKFEPFTGYLDINGMRRSALSNMVSQLQVMTARYRIGDGTGATYVGPANNCAQDSNHALFDSLRFVFQAIATNQNLLQSWLTNNPAQTQCYQQLLDVKTKLYRKLQPLGSPRSDWETNEFNLGSTLEDEPLRNLWAGLVSWRTLLPRKASDTIVQVFLEQGASVWVLRTNQVGGQDPDIAPIAPMTL